ACTGTTCAAATGAAAAATGGGCTCAGCTATTCCCCAAAATACGATACCTGTTCCAATTCCACCACAGAGAGATATAGCAAACCAGCTCCATCTACTAAGTATAGGTTTAGCATCCTCTCCACCTAATTTAACGCTTCCATATTTAGATACAAAAAGCCATGCTAATATTGCAAGATTTGCAAGGGCCATCAGGGAGTAAAGCCACCCAAACCAATTGTATTGAAAATCTGAAATGGCAACTTCAAGATTGTAAAAAGCTGTTGGACTAATAATTCCCATTAATATAATTGCTATAAAAATAATACTCATTGGAACAAAGATAACTTTTCTGACCACATTTTTTGTTTCACTTTTCATATTTTCCATACCTCCCATAACTAGTGTAGTTACTTCTTTTAAATGGGTGTAACCTTTTATTTATTAGTTAGTCAGTTCTTCACCACTCCCTTCATATATATTCTTACTTTTGGATATATTCTTACTTCTGTATAACTTGATTAAATTTTAACAGTTTAGCGTCCATAAAAGGTCAAAATCCAGCATCGCAAATAATGCTAGATTTTGACCTTTTTCACTGTTATATTTTTTTAAAAACCTTCACAATTTTTCTTTAGCTCTTCAAAAACACTTCTTTCATAGTAGCCTTTTATATCCTTCATAATATTAATACCTTCATTGCAGTAGGCTATAGTATCTTCATCAATATAGGCATCAAAAACTCTTTTCACTTCTTTATTTACCGACATTTCTCTAGATATTTCTGCCTTAACTCTTAGCACCAAAGCAATCTCGTAGGGACTTTTTAGCTTTTCAGCATTGATTTCAGCCTTTAATAAATACTGAAGAGCCTCTTCATATTGTTTTTCCTTTATGAGGAGAAGGGCTAGGTGTCCATAGGCAATGGATCTACCCCATAAAAAGTCTAATTTCTTATAAATTTTTAAGGCTTTATTAAAATATTCCTTTGCCTTTTGGTTTTCTTCCATAGCTAGATAGGCTAACCCTGCATTGATTTGAAAGATTGCCAAACCTCGAACAATCTTCTTCTCTTGACATATGGCTATGGCTTTTTTATAATACTCAACGGCTTCCTCAAATCTTTGACTATGTCTTTTGCTTTCACCTATAAAGTTATAGGCAGCGGCTATATTAAGAAGATATTTGTAAGAATCAGAAAGGCTATTAAATATGATAATAGCTTCCTTTAATAATTCTTCTCCTTCTTCATAGAAACCCTCCATAATCTTTAATAGTCCCTTAAGTCTATAGAGAATAGCTATCTCTTCATGGATATGGTGTTCTCCAGCAGTTTGCAAGGCCTTTTCTATTAGGCCTTCCATAAGTGTGAGGTTCTGAGTATTAACGCAGTAATAAATCATTTGTCTGTAGCTTTTTAATGCCAAAGGAATCTCTTCTTCCTCTAAAGCCTTAACAATTACCTCTCTTATAGTTTGAAGTCCCTTATCATAATTTCCATTTTTTATACTCAGTCGTCCCATCATATAAAGATAATCAATTTCTAGCTTCTTTAGTTCTTTATCTCCTGATTTTTCCGTTTTTATCTTTTCTAAGAGACTTTTTATTCCCTCTAATTTTGTTTTGGCTTCTTTTTGCTTTAAATAATAATAAGCTTCTGTATCATGGTCTTTAGTATCTACAATAGGAAAAATCTCATGATTAAAGTCCAGATAGGTTTCAAGGTTTTTGATATTATATTTTAATACCGCCATCCAATTACTACTATGGGTAAAATGATAAATAAGTTTGGAGTACAAAAGAATATCCTTTTTATTCCTTGTAAGCTGTCCTTCAATAAAACACCCTACTTTATGATGCAAAAGCTTTTTTCGAGAAAGGGATAGGTTTTTATATAAATACTCCCTTAGTTTTTGATGAGTAAAAACCAGTTCAATACCTTGGTTTCCCTCTTCCTCCATTAAAATATTTTTGTCCTGTAGTTCTTCAATAATCTCCATTAATTCTATTTGGGTTTTGCCGCTCAATCCCTCCAAATAATCTAAAGACACAGCATCAAAAAATACAGATAAAATATTTAGTATTTTTTTCCCTTCCTCTGATATATTCAAAAACCTACTTTTAATAATATCCTCCATCTTGCCAGTTATTTCAATGCCTTGTCTGTTTTCTTGAATATTATTTAAAAACTCAGTGAGAAAAAAGGCATTACCCTCTGTTTCTTTGTAAATCAAATCCTTTAATTGAGGATGAAAGGAATACTTAGGCAGTAACTGTTTTGCAAAATTAATAGTTTCTTGTTTATTAAACCTAGATAAATCGATTTTTTCTATCAACTGACAACTACTTAGTTCCGTTATAAATCTATCAATCTTTACTTTATACTCATTTCTACAAGTGGTAATTACCATAATAGAAGAACTTCTGTTTTTCAGGATAACACTTTTAATTAAGTCCATTGTCATTGCATCTGCCCACTGCAAATCCTCAAAAACCAGAATAATCTTTTTATATTTTGCGACTCTCTCTAATATATCTATGATGGCATTTTCTATTATAGGGTATTTTAAGGAATCTAGGTTCTCTACAGGATTTATTGCTGTTACCTCTAAGCTTGTAGAAAAACTTGGAAATACATAACCTACTATATTTCTTAACAAGATAGGCAGGTCCAGCTTGCTTTCATCAATAATATTAGAAACTTTGGAAAAAATTCTATTCCAGGGTTTTAATGAATAGTTTTCCTCCGCTTGGTAGCAGTGGGTAAAAAGCACTGTCTCCTCTTCACAAACACTGGATTTAATAAAATAATCCAACAGTTTACTCTTTCCTATACCTGCCTCACCAGTAATTATAATAGATCTACTATTAGGTTTTTTTACAAACTCTCCGTAAATTTTTTTAAATATCTGTAACTCCTTTTCTCTTCCATAAAAGAATTCCTTATGCTGTTTTTTATCTAGAGCATCTCTTATAGATTTTTCCTTTATTATTTCTTCCAATAGTTTCGTAGTCTGTGTGTCCGGTGCTATAGATAATTCTTCGTTAAGGATATGTGCCAATTCATGATAAACTTCTATGGCCTGATTATATTTTCTTTGAGATTTATAAACCATCATAAGGATTCTATAGGCTCTTTCATCAAACTCATCCCTCTGTATAAGGATTTTACAGTACTTCTCAGCATTTTTAAATTGATTATTTCCATAGGAATCCTTTGCACCCTGATACAACTTATGGATGTAGCTATCCCTATACTTGTTTCTATGATCAAACATCCAGTCTTCGAAATCAGTAGCATCCCTTACAAAAAAACCCTCTAAAAATTCACCGTTATACTCTTCTAAAGATAATATTTTTCTATCCTTCACCATGTCTTCTATATCAATTTCATAGTGAATATGGGGACTTAAGGTGATAATTGACCTTTGAGGTGATACTAAAACCTCCTCATTAAAAGCTTTTTTTATCATATATACTGCATTTCTTAAATTTTTTTTAGCCATATCTTCCGGCGCTGTTCCCCAAAAAAGATTAACTAAAATTTCTCTTGAGGCCCTTTTTTCTATTAAAAGATAGTAAAATAAAGCCTCTGCCTTCTTATAGGGAAAAATGATCTGTTGGTTATCTTTATAAATAATAGGATTTCCCAATAGTTTTCCTGTTATAGTAGTCATGATGCTTTCCTCCCTATACGAATTATCATTAGATTAACATACCATCAATTAAGCTGCTCTTTAATGAAAACCTTTAAAATTTCTCTTTCGTAGCTATGATTTACTTCCTCTAATAACCTGATTCCCTTCTTACAATAGGTTTCTAAATCCTCATTTATATAGGCATGAAACACCTTATGAAGAGGATCGTTATTTTTCATCATAACCTTTATTTCTGCTTTAACCCTATATAACAAACCCAACTGGTAGGGACTTTTTAGCTTTTTAGCATAGGCCTCTGCTCTTTTAAGGTGACTTAAAGCCTCCTTATACCGTCCTTCTCGGACCAACAGCAACGACATATATCCTTCTGCTACAGATCGTCCCCATATGATTTCTAGTTGACGATAAAAGGTCATAGCCCTCTTAAAATACGTCTTAGCCCTATCATAATCCCCCATATCCAAGGCAGCTTGACCGGCATTGGTGTTAAACATCATTAAACCTTTTATCATCCTATTTTCTTCACATATGGCCATAGCCCTATCATAATACCTTAGGGCACTGGAAAATCTCATGTTATACCTTCTTATTTCTCCAATATAATTATAGGCAGCGGCAATGTTTAAAAGATACTTGCTTTCATATTTGCTAATTTCGTTAAATATTTTTATAGATTGCTTTAAAAATTCCTCTGCCTCTGTATATTTTCCTGCCATTATTTTATTAAGCCCCTTCAGTCTTAATAAAACCCCGATTTCTTTTTGATGGTTATGCCTATGGGCTAGCTTTAATCCTACCTCTACATAATGGGTCATTTCTTCGATATTATGGGTTTGTATACAATAATTAATCATTTGTCTATAACCCTTTAATGTATAGTCATACTTTTCAATATTTAGAGATTCTTTTATCATTTCTTGAATACAAGCAACGCCTTTGTCGTATTCTCCTTCTCTAATGCAGTATCTCCCTTTTACATGTAAAAACTCCATTTGTAATTGTCTTATTTCCTCCGATACTGTGTAATGCTTTTTAAATTCATCCAACTGTTTTTCTATATCTTGGAGATATTTTGTCAATTCCTTTTCTGCAACATGAAAATCCCCTTCTCTTTCTATATAACTATCACTTAATGAAGGGAAAATTTCATTGCTAAAGTCTAAATAACTATTAATATGCTTTATACTATACTTTAAGCTTTTAATTTTATTTCCACCACTAGAAAAATGATAGATGAGCTTAGAATAGTTTTTAAAGTTCCGTTTATCATTCTTTAATTCATTTTCTAAAATACTTCCCACCTTATTGTGAAGTACTTTCCTCATAGCCGAGGACTGTTGTAGATATATAAATTCTCTTAGCTTTAAATGAGTAAATTCAAAGCTTATATAATGACCTTCTTCTATTTCTTTAATAATATTTTTATGTCTTATCTCATCTACAATCTCCATCACTTCTAAATCATCTCTATCCATCAAAATCTTTATAATGTCTAATGGTGCTTTATCAAAAAATAGAGAGATAATATTAAGAAGTTTTTTCCCTTCTCGAGATATATCTAAAAATCTACTTTTAAGAATGTCCTGCATTTTTGGGGTTATTTTTTCAAAATTGTTATTCTCCTTAATGGAATTGAGGTACTCCATAATAAAAAATGTATTACCCTCTGTTTCTTTGTATATTTTATTTATTATAGTGTCCTTTGTGTTTTTGGAGGGAATTGCCTTTTTAATAAAATCTGCCACTTCTAATGGAGTAAACCTAGGTATATGGATTTCTTCAATCCCTTGATATTTTTTCACCTTAGTTATAAAAGTGTCTATTTTCTCAGCAAATTCATCTCTACAGGTTGCTATAAACAATAGATTTTTTCCTTGTTCCTGAGTCAAGATGCTACTTAACAGAGATAAACTCATAGTATCTATCCACTGTAAATCTTCGAAAACAATAACTATTTTTTTCTTGTCAGCTACCTTCTTTAAAAGACCTAAGACAGCATCCTCTACAACCCTATATTTAAAATGGTTTAACTCTTCAATCACATTGACAGAAGTTGTGGTGTTTTCCACTACAAAACTAGGAAATATAGATGCAAATATGTTATTCCACATAGAAGGAATTTCTATTTTTTCCTTTTGCAAAATTTGTGATAATCTAGTAAAGATACTGTTCCAAGGTTTAAGGAAGTATTCCTCCTCCGCTTGATAGCAGTTGGTTTCCAGTAAATGCACCTCTTCTTTGTCAATAGATTTCAACAAATGGTCCTTTAATCTAGTTTTACCTATTCCAGCTTCTCCTGTTATAAGAATGGAGTTATAGGCCTTTTTATCTAAAAAATTTCTATAATTATTTTCAAGTAATTGTACTTCTTTATTTCTTCCATAGAAGAAATCTTCTAAGGTTCCTGGTTTATTTGTTTCACTATTATCCCTGTTGGCCAATATATTCCTGAACATGTCTTTTGTTTGATTATCAGGGGTAACGCCTAATTCTTGATCTAATATTTCACATAATCGATTATAGGTGTCTATTGCCTTATTGTTGGCTCCTTGATAGGTATATATCTCCATTAATGTTCGATATGCCCGCTCATCAAAAATATCTACAGCAACTAATTTCTTTCCATATTGTTCCGCAGTATTATAATCCTTTTTTTCTAACAATAGACGTATTTTTTTATATAGTTTTTTAATATACATATCTTTAAAGGATTCTCTGGTTGTAAACATCCAATTCTCAAAAGTCTCTCCATCCTTCACAGAAAACCCTTGAAGAAAATCCCCAGTATAGGCTTGGATCCCTTTGTCAGAATCCTCTAGAAAATCCTTTAAATCACTTATTATTTCAATATCAGGATTTAGCATGACAATGGATTTTTGAGGAGATATAATAATATCCAAATCAAAGGCTTTTCTAATTTTATACATAGCATTACGTAAATTTTTCTTGGCGGTTTCTTCTTCAATTTCTCCCCATAAAAGGTTAACCAAGACCTCTCTAGTAGCCTCCTTATGGACCATTAAATAATAGAATAGTGCTTCTGCCTTTCGAAAGGGCAAAAATATTTTTTCGTTATCTTTATGTAGACTAGGTGTATTAAATAACTTCACATAAATTTCCGCCATATAATCTCCCTCTTCTTGGATAATTAATATTATAATGTTAACTATTTTTAATAAAACATTTCTTATTTTGTAATATACATTCTTATTATAAACTATAAAGAAAAATAAAACAAAGCCTTCCTCCTTAAAATTAGAATGTTAGCTTTGTTAGAATCAATAATATTATGTATACTTTTGCTGTAATTGTTAGTCATATATTGTTGCTGATTATAGCCTTTTATTTCTCTATAGCTTGAATATTTTGGGATAAGTGCAAAAGTTCTTCTGCTATTGAGCTTAAGGATTGAATAGATGCACTTATTTCTTGGGTAGATGCTGCCAACTGCTGTAATATGTAGGAAATATTTCTACTTTGATCCCACATGTTTGTATTTTCTGTTTTAATAGACTGTAATATATCATTAATTTTTTTAGTAGACTCTGCACTACTTTCTGCTAATTTACTGACTTCTCCCGCAACAATTTTAAAACTACTTCCAGCTGCCCCTGCTCTAGCAGCTTCTATACTGGCATTTAGTCCTAAAAGCTTTGTTTGCTTAGCGATTGTGTATACAAATTTCAGTACATCATCAGTCTGCTTGACATTTTCCAGGTTTTTTCCCGATAGATTTTCTATATTCCCACCTAAATCAGCAACCTGTTGTGTAGAAGCAGTTATCTCTTCCACCGTGGCAGTTATCTCCTCCATTGTAGAAGAAAGGGTATTTGCCATATCCACAAGCTTTTCTTTTTTGTCAATAGATTCAGCTGCTGTGATGACACCGATTACTGTTCCAGCTTCATCTATAATAGGTATACTAGTGGCTATATAGGGTATACCCAAAACCTCTTTTGGAATCTCTTTAATAATTTTTTCTCCTGTTCTTATGGCCTCAGCAGTTGCACCTCCAGCAGGAATTTTATCTCCTTCCCTCACACCTAAATCAAAGTTTTCAGTATAAAAACTACCAATACATATTTCTTTATTATATATACCTATATTCATATCTGCAGAAACCAATTGTATGAAATAGGGTATATATTTCTTTAATTCTTCTAGGCTGCTATGTTGCATCTATGATTCCTCCTTTCCTTTCTTATCTTATGCTAATGTTTTAATACCTTTTTTGCTAATTCATTAGTGCTGTCTAAGACAATGATTTGAATTGAGCCTATATACATTCTAACATTTTTAAATAATTTCTTAAAGTATATATAATCCATAAGAGAAATTACCTTTACACACAGAATCTATTTATCACCATCTCAGGTGTTTCATTAAACTGATTTCTTAAGATTACTATTATACATAACTACTCCTCTAACAATCCTACTATTTAAACATAATAGGATCGTTAGAGGAGATACTTGAATTAAAATTTAAACCAATAGTACAATTATTTATGCGTTATATATAGTTGAGAGTAATTTGATGTTAGTAGTAAAATGGAATTTTAAAAATGAAAATTTATGGTGAAGAATTTATAATAATTAGTCCTATTTATTATATAGGCTCTGTTAAAGGCTATTGTTGATTTTCCCATTCTATGAATTCTTGAATGCTGTCATCCTGAGGAAACAGAAGGATCTAACACTCTTCCCCATACTCAGAGGAACAATCCCTCAATATCTTGTCATAGTTTTATTTATACAATGTCAACATCTATCTTTAACATAGCCCTTATACAATAAACAAATGAACAAAAGGCGTTGCCAAAAGTAATGATAAAATGATTCTTTCTACCCATATAATTATAAGGTCTTTAATATCAATATCAATTTCTGTTGACAAAATACAAGGAATAGAAGCTGAGAAAAAGAGTATTTCAGAAACACATACTATAGCTATAACCCCTTGAACAGCTGGAGAAGCAGAAGCAACTATGCTGGCGGGAAGGAACATTTCTGCAAGACTTATTGCACAGGCCTTAGCCAGCAATGTAGCTTCAGCTCCAAACCCTAAAAGCATTGTAAAGGGGAGAAAGATATATCCCATGATATCAAATACAGGAGTAAACTCAGCCAGTACAAGGCCGAAAAATCCAATGGACATCAATGTAGGGCCTATAGCAAGAGCAAGACCTATTCCGTCTTTAAAATTCTTTACAATTCCTTCTACTACCCCAGGAGCCTCTTCACAAGCTTCGAGTCCTTCTTCCAACGCAGTAGAAAACAGCTTTCCTCGTTGAGCGATGGGTTCAGATATAATTTTCTTATCATTATAACCCTTATCTGATTTTTTTGCCAAAGGATAAATTCTTGTGGTTATTGCTGTTACAATAAAGGTTATTACAAGAGTACCCCAAAAATATGTATTCCATTTGTCCATTAACCCTAATGTATTAGCTACAACTATCATGAAGGTTGCAGAAACCGTGGAAAATCCAGTTGCTATAATACTGGCTTCCTTAGTGGAATAATAACCTTCTTTATATACTCTATTGGTAATAAGAAGTCCTACGGAATAACTGCCTACAAAAGACGCCACTGCATCGACAGCAGAACGACCTGGTGTCTTCCATATAGGACGCATAATAGGCTGCATAAAAACACCAACAAATTCCATAAAACCATAATTCATTAAAAACGCTAAAAATACTGCTCCCACAGGAACCAGCATTGTCACCGGAATAACTACTCTATTAAAGACAAACGGTAACATTCCTGGAGTCTGTATGCTGTCTGGTCCCAGATTAAATACCGCTGCAATATATACAAATATTGCTAACACTTTAAAAATTGAAAAAATAGTATTGACAGTATCCTTATTCCAGGTTTTTTTAACAAATGGCAATATTGCCCCTATGGTAATTACTATTCCAGCATAAACTATCCCAAAGTAAGGAATTTGGCGAATAAAGGTCACAATATGGTCAATTGCTATAGAGTTCCTCCCACCAATGGTTATTGGTACAAAAAACATAAAAATTCCCAAAAGATTTAACAAAATAAACTTAGCCATGGTTTCAGATCGTCTCGTTTTCTCTATCATACTTGAACCCCTCCTAAAATTAATTTAGTTTTTAGTTACTACCAAATTCAACCATAAGCTTATATAGCTCATATTTCAGAGAATAAAATAATTCTGTCAAGCATTTTTAAAGGTTTTTTCAATAGAATTTAGATAATATATTTTTAATAATACATATTTCACCATATATTGTGGATACGTTTCTTTATTAGTTGATTAATTCATTAGTTAATTTAATTCTATATATAACGCATAAATGATTTTACATTGGTTTAAATTTTAATTTAAGTATTTACTTTAATAATTCCTAGGTTTTGTGGATAGTAATTATTCTACATGATAAATAGGCCTCCTTTTATTCCATTTTGCTTTAAAACAATATTTTTTTGTGTATAATTTCCCTATGTATCCCCCTTTCTTTTATACAAATTTTCTACGGGATTTAAAATAACGTTTTCCTAATGCCAAATTACTTATCCAATAATCTATAATGTAAAGTATATAAGAAAAGGGAGTTGTAAAAAGATTTTTTATGATTTTTATAGAAAATAGACATCAAAAAGTCATAAAAGTATTTTGGTATTACCCCTATCATGTTTACATAATATGATCGCCAAAGAAGTCGTCTTTCATAATAGTGCTATTAACAACAGTATAATTTTTATTAGGCATAAAAAAACTAGAAGGAAATTATTACCTTCTAGTTTTTAAAAATTGATTTTTTATAGAACTACTTTAGAAAGAATGCTCTTTTCTGTAGTTTCTACTTTAGCCTCTAATTCTGCTACTTCTCCAGAAACCTTTTCTACAAAAGCTGTATCTTTTATAGAACCTAGATTGATTTTGACATTGTATAAAGCTGAAAGAACAGCAGTTCTTGCCATCATGGCTGCTACAGCACCATCGGTAACAGCATTTTGATTGCCTTTCACAACAACCTTTTCAATATTCTCCATTAAATCAAAGGCTTTTTTAGCTACTTCTAAAGGTACTAGGGCCGCAGTTTTTGTAGCTTCTTGAATAGCATCTTTTCTTGCAGCTATCTCTTCTTCTGTCTCCTTAGGTAACTTGAAGGCATCCATTACCTTGTTATAAGCATCTGAATCTCTATCAATATCCCCAATAAGCTCTTCTCTTGCTGCAATGTTAGTCTTAGCAATTTCCTTCATTTCTTCTTCTACTTCTACATACTTCTTTTTACCTATTGTTAAATTAGCCACCATTTCTGTTAAGGCAGCAGCTGTAGCTGCACTTAGGGCTGCTATACTTCCCCCACCAGGAACTGGATCACTGGAGGCTGTTTTCTCTAAAAAATCTTTTACTGACATATTCCCTAACATTTATTTTCGCCTCTTTTCTCTATTTAGAATAATCCACTAATTGTTCCTTTTTCATCAACATCAATTCTTTCAGCAGATGGTACCTTAGGTAATCCTGGCATAGTCATTACTTCACCTGTTAGAACTACAATGAAGCCTGCCCCTGCTGATACTTTAATTTGTCTTACAGTGATATTAAAGCCTTCTGGTCTTCCCAATAAACTTGCGTTATCACTTAAAGAGTATTGGGTTTTAGCCATACAGATTGGCAAATTGCCAAAACCTAACTTTTCTAATTTGTCTATTTCCTTTGATGCTGCAGGTGTGAAATCTACCCCATCAGCACCATAAATTTTTGTTACAATTGCATTAATTTTATCTTTGATTGGCATATCCAGGGGATATACATACTCAAGTTGACTTTCTTCCTCTGTCAATCTTAATACTTCTTTTGCTAATTCTTCTCCACCTTCTCCACCTTTTGCCCATACTTCTGATAATGCTACATTTACACCTAGCTCTTTACACTTGCTTCTTACTAACTCTAATTCTGCTTCAGTGTCT
The nucleotide sequence above comes from Natronincola ferrireducens. Encoded proteins:
- a CDS encoding YjiH family protein, producing MIEKTRRSETMAKFILLNLLGIFMFFVPITIGGRNSIAIDHIVTFIRQIPYFGIVYAGIVITIGAILPFVKKTWNKDTVNTIFSIFKVLAIFVYIAAVFNLGPDSIQTPGMLPFVFNRVVIPVTMLVPVGAVFLAFLMNYGFMEFVGVFMQPIMRPIWKTPGRSAVDAVASFVGSYSVGLLITNRVYKEGYYSTKEASIIATGFSTVSATFMIVVANTLGLMDKWNTYFWGTLVITFIVTAITTRIYPLAKKSDKGYNDKKIISEPIAQRGKLFSTALEEGLEACEEAPGVVEGIVKNFKDGIGLALAIGPTLMSIGFFGLVLAEFTPVFDIMGYIFLPFTMLLGFGAEATLLAKACAISLAEMFLPASIVASASPAVQGVIAIVCVSEILFFSASIPCILSTEIDIDIKDLIIIWVERIILSLLLATPFVHLFIV
- a CDS encoding tetratricopeptide repeat protein encodes the protein MTTITGKLLGNPIIYKDNQQIIFPYKKAEALFYYLLIEKRASREILVNLFWGTAPEDMAKKNLRNAVYMIKKAFNEEVLVSPQRSIITLSPHIHYEIDIEDMVKDRKILSLEEYNGEFLEGFFVRDATDFEDWMFDHRNKYRDSYIHKLYQGAKDSYGNNQFKNAEKYCKILIQRDEFDERAYRILMMVYKSQRKYNQAIEVYHELAHILNEELSIAPDTQTTKLLEEIIKEKSIRDALDKKQHKEFFYGREKELQIFKKIYGEFVKKPNSRSIIITGEAGIGKSKLLDYFIKSSVCEEETVLFTHCYQAEENYSLKPWNRIFSKVSNIIDESKLDLPILLRNIVGYVFPSFSTSLEVTAINPVENLDSLKYPIIENAIIDILERVAKYKKIILVFEDLQWADAMTMDLIKSVILKNRSSSIMVITTCRNEYKVKIDRFITELSSCQLIEKIDLSRFNKQETINFAKQLLPKYSFHPQLKDLIYKETEGNAFFLTEFLNNIQENRQGIEITGKMEDIIKSRFLNISEEGKKILNILSVFFDAVSLDYLEGLSGKTQIELMEIIEELQDKNILMEEEGNQGIELVFTHQKLREYLYKNLSLSRKKLLHHKVGCFIEGQLTRNKKDILLYSKLIYHFTHSSNWMAVLKYNIKNLETYLDFNHEIFPIVDTKDHDTEAYYYLKQKEAKTKLEGIKSLLEKIKTEKSGDKELKKLEIDYLYMMGRLSIKNGNYDKGLQTIREVIVKALEEEEIPLALKSYRQMIYYCVNTQNLTLMEGLIEKALQTAGEHHIHEEIAILYRLKGLLKIMEGFYEEGEELLKEAIIIFNSLSDSYKYLLNIAAAYNFIGESKRHSQRFEEAVEYYKKAIAICQEKKIVRGLAIFQINAGLAYLAMEENQKAKEYFNKALKIYKKLDFLWGRSIAYGHLALLLIKEKQYEEALQYLLKAEINAEKLKSPYEIALVLRVKAEISREMSVNKEVKRVFDAYIDEDTIAYCNEGINIMKDIKGYYERSVFEELKKNCEGF
- a CDS encoding methyl-accepting chemotaxis protein, with the translated sequence MQHSSLEELKKYIPYFIQLVSADMNIGIYNKEICIGSFYTENFDLGVREGDKIPAGGATAEAIRTGEKIIKEIPKEVLGIPYIATSIPIIDEAGTVIGVITAAESIDKKEKLVDMANTLSSTMEEITATVEEITASTQQVADLGGNIENLSGKNLENVKQTDDVLKFVYTIAKQTKLLGLNASIEAARAGAAGSSFKIVAGEVSKLAESSAESTKKINDILQSIKTENTNMWDQSRNISYILQQLAASTQEISASIQSLSSIAEELLHLSQNIQAIEK
- a CDS encoding AAA family ATPase, translated to MAEIYVKLFNTPSLHKDNEKIFLPFRKAEALFYYLMVHKEATREVLVNLLWGEIEEETAKKNLRNAMYKIRKAFDLDIIISPQKSIVMLNPDIEIISDLKDFLEDSDKGIQAYTGDFLQGFSVKDGETFENWMFTTRESFKDMYIKKLYKKIRLLLEKKDYNTAEQYGKKLVAVDIFDERAYRTLMEIYTYQGANNKAIDTYNRLCEILDQELGVTPDNQTKDMFRNILANRDNSETNKPGTLEDFFYGRNKEVQLLENNYRNFLDKKAYNSILITGEAGIGKTRLKDHLLKSIDKEEVHLLETNCYQAEEEYFLKPWNSIFTRLSQILQKEKIEIPSMWNNIFASIFPSFVVENTTTSVNVIEELNHFKYRVVEDAVLGLLKKVADKKKIVIVFEDLQWIDTMSLSLLSSILTQEQGKNLLFIATCRDEFAEKIDTFITKVKKYQGIEEIHIPRFTPLEVADFIKKAIPSKNTKDTIINKIYKETEGNTFFIMEYLNSIKENNNFEKITPKMQDILKSRFLDISREGKKLLNIISLFFDKAPLDIIKILMDRDDLEVMEIVDEIRHKNIIKEIEEGHYISFEFTHLKLREFIYLQQSSAMRKVLHNKVGSILENELKNDKRNFKNYSKLIYHFSSGGNKIKSLKYSIKHINSYLDFSNEIFPSLSDSYIEREGDFHVAEKELTKYLQDIEKQLDEFKKHYTVSEEIRQLQMEFLHVKGRYCIREGEYDKGVACIQEMIKESLNIEKYDYTLKGYRQMINYCIQTHNIEEMTHYVEVGLKLAHRHNHQKEIGVLLRLKGLNKIMAGKYTEAEEFLKQSIKIFNEISKYESKYLLNIAAAYNYIGEIRRYNMRFSSALRYYDRAMAICEENRMIKGLMMFNTNAGQAALDMGDYDRAKTYFKRAMTFYRQLEIIWGRSVAEGYMSLLLVREGRYKEALSHLKRAEAYAKKLKSPYQLGLLYRVKAEIKVMMKNNDPLHKVFHAYINEDLETYCKKGIRLLEEVNHSYEREILKVFIKEQLN
- a CDS encoding cyclodeaminase/cyclohydrolase family protein — its product is MLGNMSVKDFLEKTASSDPVPGGGSIAALSAATAAALTEMVANLTIGKKKYVEVEEEMKEIAKTNIAAREELIGDIDRDSDAYNKVMDAFKLPKETEEEIAARKDAIQEATKTAALVPLEVAKKAFDLMENIEKVVVKGNQNAVTDGAVAAMMARTAVLSALYNVKINLGSIKDTAFVEKVSGEVAELEAKVETTEKSILSKVVL